The Streptococcus sp. S5 genome contains a region encoding:
- a CDS encoding NYN domain-containing protein, with protein sequence MKRKILLVDGYNMIAFWQETRQLFQKSELDAARNILLQKLSHYASFEGIEVICVFDAQYMPGVRQTYEEFNVQVVFTGEDETADDYIERLAAELNTPLHQVSVATSDLNEQWTVFAQGALRVSARELEKRVAVVKGNLNQAQRVVNDQKPPMRPLDHEVLRQLQEMMGDK encoded by the coding sequence ATGAAACGAAAAATCTTATTGGTTGACGGCTACAATATGATTGCCTTTTGGCAGGAGACCCGCCAGCTCTTTCAAAAGAGTGAGCTCGATGCAGCCCGCAATATCCTTCTGCAAAAACTGAGCCACTATGCTAGCTTTGAAGGGATCGAAGTCATCTGTGTCTTTGATGCCCAGTATATGCCAGGAGTGCGGCAGACCTATGAGGAGTTCAATGTTCAGGTGGTCTTTACCGGTGAGGATGAGACGGCAGATGACTATATCGAGCGCTTGGCAGCAGAGCTTAACACGCCCCTCCACCAAGTATCAGTAGCGACCAGTGACTTAAATGAGCAATGGACCGTCTTTGCTCAAGGAGCTCTTCGGGTATCTGCCAGAGAGTTAGAAAAACGGGTCGCAGTCGTCAAAGGAAACCTCAATCAAGCGCAGCGAGTGGTTAACGATCAAAAACCACCCATGCGACCGCTCGATCACGAAGTATTGCGACAATTACAAGAAATGATGGGAGACAAGTAA
- the rlmB gene encoding 23S rRNA (guanosine(2251)-2'-O)-methyltransferase RlmB, with translation MENNDIVYGVHAVTEALQANTGNKLYIQEDLRGKNVDKIKALAAEKKVSISWTPKKTLQEMTEGAVHQGFVLRVAAFAYTDLAAILKQTAQEENPLLLILDGLTDPHNLGSILRTADATNVSGVIIPKHRAVGVTPVVSKTSTGAVEHIPIARVTNLSQTLDKLKEEGFWIFGTDMNGTPSHQWNTAGKLALIIGNEGKGISANIKKQVDEMITIPMNGHVQSLNASVAAAILMYEVFRNRL, from the coding sequence ATGGAAAATAACGATATCGTATACGGTGTCCATGCAGTCACCGAGGCTTTACAAGCCAATACAGGCAATAAATTATATATTCAAGAAGACCTCCGAGGAAAAAATGTCGACAAAATCAAGGCCTTAGCAGCTGAGAAGAAGGTGTCGATTTCTTGGACGCCAAAGAAAACCCTGCAGGAAATGACGGAAGGAGCCGTCCACCAAGGCTTTGTTCTTCGTGTGGCAGCCTTTGCTTACACAGACTTGGCAGCGATTCTGAAACAGACAGCCCAAGAAGAGAACCCACTTTTATTGATTCTCGATGGTTTGACAGATCCGCACAATCTTGGATCTATCTTACGGACAGCTGATGCGACCAATGTCTCAGGCGTCATCATTCCTAAGCACCGTGCAGTCGGGGTAACTCCAGTGGTTTCAAAAACTTCTACCGGAGCGGTGGAACACATTCCCATTGCGCGTGTGACCAATCTCAGTCAAACTCTAGACAAGCTAAAGGAAGAGGGCTTCTGGATCTTTGGGACCGACATGAACGGCACGCCATCTCACCAGTGGAATACGGCTGGTAAATTGGCCTTGATCATTGGCAATGAAGGAAAAGGGATCTCAGCCAATATCAAAAAGCAAGTCGATGAGATGATCACCATTCCCATGAATGGTCATGTGCAAAGCCTCAATGCCAGTGTGGCAGCAGCCATCCTCATGTATGAGGTCTTTCGCAATCGACTATAA
- a CDS encoding aromatic acid exporter family protein, which yields MPLFQRTIKLTLATCLAAALAYALGLTYAISAGVIAILSISDTRRSTIKQAYQRFMSTLLALVIGSIAFSFFGFNLWALGVFIALYVPCAFLMGWQIGITPSTVLVTHLLIEQSTSWGLLLNELALFLIGTSFALLANLYMPSNQAAIDHYHDVVEDKLKKILARFAELLGKGDGRNDARLIKELDGILKDALNLVYMDHSNHLFHQTNYHIHYFEMRKRQNDILRDMAENVNRCQLAASESMILAQLFKKTAQQLSQENPAQDLLDDITQYLAIFRERPLPKTREEFETRATLLQLLRDLETFIQVKVDFYQQFHQETE from the coding sequence ATGCCTCTTTTTCAACGAACCATCAAGCTCACCTTGGCCACCTGTTTAGCAGCTGCCCTTGCTTATGCTCTGGGCTTGACCTATGCCATCTCAGCTGGCGTCATTGCCATCTTGAGCATCTCTGATACGCGTCGCAGTACGATCAAGCAAGCCTACCAGCGCTTTATGTCGACCTTGCTGGCCCTTGTGATCGGAAGTATCGCTTTTTCCTTTTTTGGATTCAACCTTTGGGCACTGGGAGTCTTTATCGCTCTCTATGTTCCATGCGCCTTTCTAATGGGATGGCAGATCGGCATCACCCCTAGTACGGTCCTCGTCACCCATCTCTTGATTGAGCAGTCTACTTCCTGGGGGCTCTTGCTCAATGAACTTGCCCTCTTTTTAATCGGGACCAGCTTTGCCTTACTGGCCAATCTCTATATGCCTTCTAATCAGGCTGCGATTGATCACTACCATGATGTTGTCGAAGACAAACTAAAGAAGATTCTTGCCCGTTTTGCGGAATTACTTGGTAAAGGGGATGGTCGCAATGATGCCCGCTTGATCAAGGAATTGGATGGTATCCTAAAGGACGCTTTAAATCTCGTCTATATGGATCATTCCAACCACCTTTTTCATCAAACCAACTACCACATTCACTACTTCGAAATGCGCAAGCGTCAAAACGACATCCTGCGGGATATGGCAGAAAACGTCAACCGCTGTCAGTTAGCAGCGAGTGAAAGTATGATCTTGGCTCAACTTTTTAAGAAGACTGCGCAACAGTTAAGTCAGGAAAATCCTGCCCAAGATCTTCTAGATGATATTACTCAGTATTTGGCGATCTTCCGCGAACGGCCCTTGCCCAAGACCCGGGAAGAATTCGAAACACGCGCCACCTTGCTCCAATTGTTAAGAGATTTAGAAACCTTCATTCAGGTCAAGGTAGATTTTTATCAACAATTTCATCAGGAGACAGAATAG
- a CDS encoding LPXTG-anchored zinc carboxypeptidase — protein sequence MKSSYKKHLYTTTLSLSAAVLLSVIGHGQVSADSLEAPQTEPSTVLEAAPATEQSVTAETASPATAEKGDTAAPATSAEAAATSDVASTTEVAPAASPSTNRAATTADQATRLADSTIYLSEKSTIDDKVQEKAQAAGKINWTLDNKPLSEWKTWDMETGTLSKDPFLTITETANGKDLDLHIDVQDLFGEDLSLRSPNNIRRTYRNYIGNHELVGTNTDLGITINKTLVFRPYQDYHTHEEMLAAIEKSKEEAKPDRLVQLETLGKSAQGRDMKMGIVSKDQASIDHYLSSTNPTALTKPSEMLAALKDKTLDYKLPVLVHNTHADEQPGIDIITGLFNTFATKEKVTFNTTDEAGNAKTVTLDIPTLLNKFIFLFDFTENPDGDALNLRALANGLDPNRDASYQTNPEVRTVIQMINKWNPIALYDLHGFVKEFLIEPATPPHDPNFEYDLLSDLMLENAHHMGRAGVANSKYNSYIIPKLDWGDGWDDSFSGYTGVYAVYHGILGHTIEIPEGNEESYKAGRNAVLGGIDFLNQDPDRLLEMRLNFYLRGLNKTEDPKAENELVGPNGEIVGRVKNGRPKFFPDYYVIPMSLDKDNDAQEAFNMIDYFKRNGVLVKELKEDIGNYKKGDLVIDMAQAKRGYANHILYKGSNESAWAAMYAELLVNFPDMRGFKSEPVFADGLFNGKLGEVTTTRATRTSEIDPKAPYYVIANTSASAVKAINQAIAQGKSVYLTDDGYIVDRDTFASLLPNYAIYGDALYKVPSGPTLKPMKVYSPNYHYNWAGVDAPAHTSLVLEKLGFQIVNTPEEADVVILESNRFDASIFGKKPTLVIGGEAMQKLEKLGVLTGFDAEKLKGGSDYEGLMKAIIDDQDPLTSGYKKNTLFYSNSGNWIEKVPEHFKTLMSIAPSDYYIAGWWPHNDVLANKVMAISGELMGQPLFVYAGNPTNRQHPVHFFRWVTNAIFGSKLASLMDYIPAKEPDQMVVPIHNQTSNPQPILAKKDTPKVLLPQKEMTTKEESVQVLTYQVGQSFQESPAKAQLPQTGEDTTAHFILSGFLLAVSGGFLLLKKKEVE from the coding sequence ATGAAGTCTTCATATAAGAAACATTTGTACACTACGACACTCAGCCTCTCAGCTGCTGTCTTGCTTTCCGTTATCGGACATGGCCAAGTATCAGCCGATAGCTTAGAAGCGCCTCAAACAGAACCAAGTACGGTACTTGAAGCGGCACCCGCTACTGAGCAATCTGTGACAGCTGAGACTGCCAGTCCTGCTACAGCTGAAAAAGGAGACACCGCAGCCCCTGCCACTTCTGCAGAAGCAGCAGCGACTTCTGATGTGGCTTCTACTACAGAAGTTGCTCCAGCCGCTAGTCCAAGCACTAACCGTGCTGCAACGACCGCTGACCAAGCGACACGATTGGCTGATAGTACCATTTATCTCTCTGAAAAGAGCACGATTGATGACAAAGTCCAAGAAAAAGCTCAAGCTGCTGGCAAGATCAACTGGACCTTGGACAACAAGCCTCTCTCTGAGTGGAAAACTTGGGATATGGAGACAGGAACACTAAGCAAGGATCCATTCCTCACCATCACAGAGACGGCAAACGGAAAGGATTTAGATCTCCACATTGACGTGCAGGATCTCTTTGGGGAAGATCTCAGTCTTCGTAGCCCAAATAATATTCGCCGGACTTATCGCAACTATATCGGCAACCATGAACTGGTCGGAACCAATACAGACTTAGGAATCACCATCAATAAGACCCTTGTTTTTCGTCCTTACCAAGACTACCATACACATGAAGAAATGCTGGCTGCCATCGAAAAATCCAAGGAAGAAGCGAAACCCGATCGTTTAGTGCAGCTGGAAACCCTTGGCAAGAGTGCCCAAGGCCGGGATATGAAGATGGGGATCGTGAGCAAGGACCAAGCCAGCATCGATCACTACCTCTCTAGTACCAACCCTACAGCTTTGACTAAGCCAAGCGAAATGCTGGCCGCACTAAAAGACAAGACCTTGGATTACAAATTACCTGTCTTAGTCCACAACACCCACGCGGATGAGCAACCAGGCATTGATATCATCACAGGCCTCTTCAATACCTTTGCGACCAAGGAAAAGGTGACCTTTAACACTACAGATGAAGCTGGAAATGCTAAAACTGTCACGCTAGATATTCCAACCTTGCTCAATAAATTCATCTTCTTATTTGACTTCACGGAAAACCCAGATGGGGATGCTCTCAACCTGCGGGCCCTAGCAAACGGGCTCGATCCAAACCGGGATGCCAGCTACCAAACCAACCCTGAAGTTCGCACGGTTATCCAAATGATCAACAAATGGAATCCGATCGCTCTCTACGACTTACACGGTTTTGTCAAAGAATTCTTAATCGAACCTGCAACGCCACCACATGATCCGAACTTCGAATACGATCTTCTGTCAGACCTGATGCTAGAAAATGCCCATCATATGGGACGGGCAGGAGTTGCCAATTCTAAATACAATAGTTACATCATTCCAAAACTGGATTGGGGCGATGGCTGGGATGACTCCTTCTCTGGCTATACAGGAGTTTATGCTGTCTACCATGGTATCTTAGGCCATACTATCGAAATTCCGGAAGGAAATGAAGAGTCCTACAAAGCAGGTCGCAATGCTGTCCTAGGCGGAATTGACTTCCTCAACCAAGATCCGGACCGTCTCCTTGAGATGCGTCTCAACTTCTACCTGCGCGGTCTCAATAAAACCGAAGATCCAAAAGCTGAAAATGAACTGGTTGGCCCAAATGGGGAAATCGTTGGACGTGTGAAAAATGGTCGTCCAAAATTCTTCCCAGACTACTACGTCATCCCAATGAGCCTCGACAAAGACAACGATGCCCAAGAAGCCTTCAATATGATCGACTACTTCAAACGCAATGGTGTCCTCGTCAAGGAACTCAAAGAAGATATTGGCAACTATAAAAAGGGGGACTTAGTCATTGACATGGCCCAAGCCAAACGTGGCTATGCCAACCACATTCTCTACAAGGGCTCCAACGAATCTGCCTGGGCTGCTATGTACGCAGAGTTGCTAGTCAACTTCCCAGATATGAGAGGGTTCAAGTCCGAACCTGTCTTTGCGGACGGTCTTTTCAATGGAAAATTAGGAGAAGTTACCACCACCCGCGCGACTCGTACCTCTGAGATCGATCCAAAAGCTCCTTACTATGTGATCGCAAATACCTCAGCTAGCGCCGTTAAAGCTATCAACCAGGCTATTGCACAAGGAAAATCCGTCTACCTAACAGACGATGGCTACATCGTTGACCGCGATACCTTTGCTTCGCTCCTGCCAAACTATGCCATTTATGGGGATGCCCTCTACAAGGTGCCAAGCGGACCAACCTTGAAACCGATGAAGGTCTACTCTCCGAACTACCACTATAATTGGGCTGGAGTAGATGCGCCTGCTCATACTAGTCTGGTCCTTGAAAAATTAGGCTTCCAAATCGTCAATACGCCAGAAGAAGCGGATGTTGTTATTTTGGAAAGCAACCGCTTTGATGCTTCCATTTTTGGCAAGAAACCAACCCTTGTCATTGGTGGGGAAGCCATGCAAAAATTGGAAAAATTGGGAGTTCTTACAGGATTTGACGCTGAAAAATTAAAAGGCGGTAGTGACTACGAAGGCTTGATGAAAGCGATCATTGATGACCAGGATCCATTGACCAGCGGATACAAGAAGAATACCCTCTTCTACTCCAACTCAGGAAACTGGATTGAAAAGGTTCCAGAACATTTCAAGACCTTGATGAGCATCGCTCCGAGCGATTATTATATTGCAGGTTGGTGGCCACATAATGATGTTCTGGCTAACAAAGTCATGGCCATCTCTGGAGAACTGATGGGACAACCACTCTTTGTCTATGCAGGAAATCCAACCAACCGTCAACACCCTGTTCACTTCTTCCGCTGGGTAACCAATGCGATCTTTGGCAGCAAGTTGGCAAGTTTGATGGATTACATTCCAGCTAAAGAACCAGATCAAATGGTGGTTCCAATTCATAACCAAACAAGCAATCCACAGCCAATCTTAGCCAAGAAGGATACTCCTAAAGTGCTCCTTCCACAAAAAGAAATGACAACTAAAGAAGAAAGCGTGCAAGTCTTGACTTACCAAGTAGGACAAAGCTTCCAAGAAAGTCCAGCCAAGGCACAATTGCCACAAACTGGAGAAGACACAACCGCACACTTCATTCTTTCAGGCTTCTTGCTAGCCGTTAGCGGCGGCTTCCTCCTCTTGAAAAAGAAAGAAGTTGAGTAA
- a CDS encoding alpha-glucosidase — protein MEKDWWKGKVAYQIYPKSFKDSNGDGVGDLKGITEKLDYLQDLGIDILWLSPIYKSPFIDQGYDISDYYAIDPIFGTMEDMEELIAEGKKRGISIIMDLVVNHCSSHHEWFQKALADPDGPYADYFYFIESDKEPNNWESYFGGSVWEPVPGTNKYYLHSFHKDQPDLNWQNPVLREEIYKMINWWLDKGIAGFRIDAIINIKKDLEWRSLPSDRENGLVPVPESLVNAQPIEPFLQELKERTFAKYNAFTVGEVFNETDEELHFFIGKDGVFSSIFDFKQTMLGQEGKGWFDHALPTADELKESIFQAHERADCIGVLSTIIENHDEPRGVSHYIAEGPVNDTSKKALGTIQILRKGIPFIYQGQEIGMENQVFESVEDFDDIATINGYHVAKEAGLTEEEALAAIAKYSRDNARTPMQWSAEPGLGFSDGPAWLISPKPNVAINVKDQEKDPNSILNYYRQLTALYRHPLYGNTIRFGDMIPAYRDRENIIAFERRGDKRLLVVSNFQNRQASLELPAPIKTVVLNNTAGLFQEGDQVLELTPYQTVVLELVE, from the coding sequence ATGGAAAAAGACTGGTGGAAGGGGAAGGTCGCTTATCAGATCTACCCAAAAAGCTTCAAAGACAGCAATGGAGATGGTGTTGGGGATTTAAAAGGAATCACGGAGAAACTCGATTACCTTCAAGACTTAGGGATTGATATTCTCTGGTTATCCCCTATTTACAAGAGTCCGTTTATTGACCAGGGTTACGATATTTCCGATTATTATGCCATTGATCCTATTTTTGGAACTATGGAAGATATGGAGGAGTTGATCGCTGAAGGCAAGAAGCGAGGCATTTCCATCATTATGGACTTGGTGGTCAACCACTGCTCCAGTCATCACGAATGGTTCCAAAAGGCTTTAGCGGATCCAGATGGCCCTTATGCGGATTACTTTTATTTCATCGAAAGTGACAAGGAACCCAACAACTGGGAAAGTTACTTTGGAGGCAGTGTTTGGGAACCGGTTCCTGGCACTAATAAATACTATCTCCATTCTTTCCACAAGGATCAGCCAGACCTCAATTGGCAAAATCCTGTCTTGCGCGAAGAGATATATAAGATGATCAATTGGTGGTTGGACAAGGGAATTGCAGGCTTCCGGATTGATGCCATTATCAATATCAAAAAGGATTTAGAATGGCGTTCGCTTCCGTCCGATCGCGAAAATGGCTTGGTTCCAGTACCGGAGTCTCTGGTCAATGCCCAACCGATTGAACCTTTCTTGCAAGAGTTAAAGGAGCGGACTTTTGCCAAGTACAACGCCTTCACAGTAGGGGAAGTTTTCAATGAAACTGACGAAGAGTTGCACTTCTTTATTGGAAAAGATGGTGTCTTCTCTTCCATCTTTGACTTCAAACAAACCATGCTGGGGCAAGAAGGAAAAGGCTGGTTCGACCATGCTCTTCCAACAGCGGATGAACTCAAGGAAAGTATTTTCCAAGCGCATGAGCGCGCGGATTGCATTGGGGTTCTATCGACCATCATTGAAAACCACGACGAACCTCGTGGAGTGTCCCATTATATTGCGGAAGGTCCAGTAAACGATACCAGTAAAAAGGCCTTAGGAACCATACAGATTTTGCGCAAGGGAATTCCTTTTATCTATCAAGGCCAAGAAATTGGGATGGAAAACCAAGTCTTTGAATCGGTGGAGGACTTTGATGATATCGCGACCATCAATGGCTACCATGTGGCGAAAGAAGCTGGTTTGACCGAGGAAGAAGCCTTGGCCGCGATTGCCAAATACAGCCGGGACAATGCGCGAACACCCATGCAATGGTCAGCAGAGCCAGGTCTGGGCTTTAGTGATGGACCAGCTTGGTTGATCAGTCCCAAACCAAATGTTGCCATCAATGTGAAAGATCAAGAAAAGGATCCAAATTCCATCTTGAATTACTATCGCCAGTTGACGGCCTTGTATCGCCATCCCCTTTATGGAAATACCATCCGATTCGGAGATATGATCCCAGCGTATCGGGACCGTGAAAACATCATCGCCTTTGAACGCCGTGGGGACAAGCGTCTCTTGGTTGTCAGCAATTTCCAAAATCGCCAGGCTAGCTTGGAGTTGCCAGCTCCGATTAAAACGGTCGTTTTAAATAATACAGCAGGATTATTCCAAGAAGGAGACCAAGTGCTCGAATTGACCCCTTACCAAACTGTTGTGTTGGAATTGGTGGAATAA
- a CDS encoding ABC transporter ATP-binding protein, whose translation MVELNLKNIYKKYPNSEHYSVEDFNLDIKDKEFIVFVGPSGCGKSTTLRMIAGLEDITEGECSIDGTVVNNVAPKDRDIAMVFQNYALYPHMTVYDNMAFGLKLRKYSKEDIDKRVQEAAEILGLKEFLDRKPADLSGGQRQRVAMGRAIVRDAKVFLMDEPLSNLDAKLRVSMRAEIAKIHRRIGATTIYVTHDQTEAMTLADRIVIMSATKNPAGTGTIGRVEQIGTPQEVYKNPVNKFVAGFIGSPAMNFINVKLEGGHIVANGLNLKVPEGALKVLKEKGYDGKELIFGIRPEDVNTEAAFLETFPESVVKATISVSELLGSESHLYCQVGDNEFIAKVDARDYLGTGETIELGFDLNKAHFFDKETEKTVY comes from the coding sequence GTCCTTCAGGATGTGGTAAATCAACGACTCTTCGTATGATCGCTGGTCTTGAAGACATCACAGAAGGTGAATGTTCAATCGATGGCACTGTTGTAAACAACGTGGCACCTAAAGACCGTGATATCGCCATGGTATTCCAAAACTACGCTCTTTACCCACACATGACTGTGTACGATAACATGGCCTTTGGTTTGAAATTGCGTAAATACAGCAAGGAAGATATCGACAAACGTGTACAAGAAGCAGCTGAAATCCTTGGCTTGAAAGAATTCTTGGATCGTAAACCAGCTGACCTTTCTGGTGGTCAACGTCAACGTGTGGCCATGGGTCGTGCCATTGTCCGTGATGCAAAAGTGTTCTTGATGGACGAACCTTTGTCAAACTTGGATGCTAAACTTCGTGTATCCATGCGTGCTGAAATTGCGAAAATCCACCGTCGTATCGGAGCTACAACAATCTACGTAACCCACGACCAAACAGAAGCGATGACATTGGCTGACCGTATCGTTATTATGTCTGCTACTAAAAACCCAGCTGGTACAGGTACTATCGGACGTGTAGAACAAATCGGTACTCCGCAAGAAGTGTATAAGAACCCTGTGAATAAATTCGTAGCTGGATTCATCGGAAGCCCTGCCATGAACTTCATTAACGTGAAATTGGAAGGTGGACACATCGTTGCCAATGGATTGAACTTGAAAGTTCCAGAAGGTGCTTTGAAAGTCTTGAAAGAAAAAGGCTATGATGGTAAAGAATTGATCTTTGGTATCCGTCCAGAAGACGTGAATACAGAAGCTGCTTTCCTTGAAACATTCCCAGAATCAGTCGTGAAAGCAACCATCTCTGTATCTGAGTTGCTTGGTTCAGAATCTCACTTGTACTGCCAAGTTGGTGACAACGAATTCATCGCTAAAGTAGATGCGCGTGACTACCTTGGAACTGGTGAAACCATCGAACTTGGATTTGACTTGAACAAAGCTCACTTCTTCGACAAAGAAACTGAAAAAACAGTATACTAA